The DNA sequence AATTTGCCATGGGTTCTTCAACCGAGAATTCTGCATTCGGTGTGGTAAAAAATCCTTTGGACAAGACCCGTGTGCCAGGAGGTTCTTCTGGCGGCTCTGCTGCAGCTGTGGCAGCTGGCCATTGCTTAGGAGCTCTTGGCTCGGATACAGGCGGTTCAGTGCGCCAGCCAGCAAGTTTTTGCGGAATAGTCGGATTCAAGCCGAGCTATGGCAGGGTCTCAAGATACGGGTTAATTGCTATGGCTTCTTCTTTGGACCAAATTGGAACATTCGGGAAAACAACTGCGGACGCAAAATTAATTTTTGATGTTATTAAAGGCAAAGACAAATTTGACTCTACAACAATAGAAATAGATCCTCGGACAAAATCCAAGAATCTATGCATCGGTGTGCCGAAAGAATATTTTGGACAGGGGATTGATAAACAAATAAAGGAAAAAATCCAAAAAGCCATAAAAAGTTTTGAAAAAATGGGAGCAAAAATTAAGGAAGTTAGTTTGCCGTCTACAGAATACGCCTTGGCAGCTTATTATATTATTATGCCGGCAGAAATAAGCGCTAATTTGGCAAGATTTGACGGAATTAAATATGGGCTGTCAGCAGGCAACCTGCCTGCCGGTAGGCAGGGAAAAACCCTATTGGAAAATTATCTAAAAACCAGAGCCGAGGGTTTTGGCGATGAACCAAGAAGAAGAATTATGCTTGGAACTTATGTATTATCAGCTGGTTATCGCGATGCTTATTACAATAAAGCGCAAAAAGTTAGGGCATTAATAAAAAAAGAATTCGATGAAGTTTTTAACGATGTTGATATTATTTTAACTCCGACCGCGCCAACCACAGCTTTTAAAATCGGAGAAAAAAAGGACCCATTATCAATGTATTTATCCGATGTTTATACAACCCCGGTTTCTTTGGCCGGATTGCCGGCAATATCAATTCCCTGCCCACCCGCAACGTCTTCGCGTAGCGATGGCGGGCAGGCGGAGCTGCCGGTCGGCTTACAAATAATTGGACCACAATTTTATGATGAATTTGTTTTCGAAATTGCCAACAATTTCGAGCACCACAATAGTTTCTAGTCAGAAGGAACTTAAATTTTTAACGCAAGCAAAAAGCGCCTGGATTGGTTTTGGAGCCAGTGTTAATGATTTTTTTCATTCTTATACATGGAGAGAAATTTTCTTTACCATTAAAGTCATTTCATTTATTTTCTCCATATTGATGCTGCTTGCGATAATTTTTGTTATTTTCAAAAAAATGACTCTGGGCGCGATAGCCAAACCAGTAGAATCCGATAAGAAGAAAAAAAAGAGTGCCAAAAAATGGGCAAAGATTGAAAAGAAATTTAAATCAGGCGTAGAAGCAAATTATAAATTGGCAATTCTGGAAGCGGATAGTTTTTACGACAAGGTTTTAAAAACCCCTGGCCGTGAAAAAGAAAAGAACTTGAGTAATGTGGATGAAATTAAAAAAGCAAAAAGAGTTAAAGCTAGAATTATAGACGATTCAGGATACGTGTTAATCGAAGAAGAAGCCAGAAATACCTTAGATGCATATAAAAAAGGATTAGAAGAATTGGGAGTGATGTAATTTGCAATTTTTAAAGAGTTATAGTATTATAGAGACACTTCCCGCTATAGCGGGATAATTATCGCGGGGTAGAGAAGTAGTATCTCGCCTGGCCCATAACCAGGAGATCGGCCGTGCAATTCGGTCCCCCGCAACATTTTAAGTTGGCGGCGTAGCTCAGCGGTTAGAGCAGGGTCTTCATAAGGCCAAGGTCAGTGGTCCGACTCCACTCGCCGCTATAGATGAATTTGAATATTTTGCAGCCGTAGCTTAGCTGGCTTAAAGCGTCGCCCTGTCACGGCGAAGATCGTGGGTTCGAATCCCATCGGCTGCGCCCGAAATACTTTTTATCGAGATACCAAGAAGCGTCAAAAATCGCCCATTCGATTTCACTCAGGGCGATTTTTTTTTATTTCATCCTGAGGTTCTCGAAGGATTTACTAAAGGGTCAAAACGTGGCCTGCCCGCCTATTTGCGCGTAGTGCTTATGGCGTGGTAATATAAAAGAGAATTATGAGAATAAAAGATATTCCCAAAAACGTGAAAATCCGTGTTTTTAAGCGGTTTTTCACGATTATATTGACAAAATAGTGAAAAGGAATATAATGGAAATATATGACAAAAATACTTAATGTTTTTAATAGTATAAATTCTCTTCGTGAGAGATATTATAAAGCGCTTGTAGGTAAGGATGCGCTTATTAAACTTATCGCTGAGACTGAAGTTGCCGAACAAGTTTATAACTCAAACGCCATTGAAAACAGCACACTTACTCTTGAAGAAACTGAAAAGATACTTCTTCAAATTGATTTAGACAGATATATTACTGAACGAGAAATTTTTGAAGCAAAAAATTTAGCACGGGTTGTGTTGTATATAGATAAAAAAGCCAAAGAACAAGAACTCAACTTTGAAGTAATTTTATTGCTTCATAAAACGTTAATTTCAAATATTCGTGATGATGTTGCGGGAAGATTTAGAAAAGATGATGAATATGTTCGTGTTGGTGGTCATATTGCTCCCAATTCAAAAGAAGTGGTGGATCGTCTTGAAAAAATGTTTGTAGAATACAATGCCACAAGCCATGAAAATATTATTAAACGCATTGCGCGTTTGCATCTTGCTTTTGAATATATACATCCATTCGTTGATGGGAATGGTCGTATTGGCAGGGTAATAAATAATTATTTACTTATACGAGAAGGGTTTGTTCCAATAAACATAAAATTTATTGATAGAAAAAAATATTATAATGCATTTAAAGAATTTGATGAGAAGGGTATAACCACTATTATGGAGGAAATAGTAGG is a window from the Patescibacteria group bacterium genome containing:
- the gatA gene encoding Asp-tRNA(Asn)/Glu-tRNA(Gln) amidotransferase subunit GatA, which produces MIDLSKLTIESAHKEMIKKEFTCTELIRACLDKIKKENKEINNFLEITEKLALEQAQKADDKIERGEKIEGLEGIPIAVKDNILVEDYKCTAGSKILENYQAPYDATVVKKLKDAGAIIIGKTNLDEFAMGSSTENSAFGVVKNPLDKTRVPGGSSGGSAAAVAAGHCLGALGSDTGGSVRQPASFCGIVGFKPSYGRVSRYGLIAMASSLDQIGTFGKTTADAKLIFDVIKGKDKFDSTTIEIDPRTKSKNLCIGVPKEYFGQGIDKQIKEKIQKAIKSFEKMGAKIKEVSLPSTEYALAAYYIIMPAEISANLARFDGIKYGLSAGNLPAGRQGKTLLENYLKTRAEGFGDEPRRRIMLGTYVLSAGYRDAYYNKAQKVRALIKKEFDEVFNDVDIILTPTAPTTAFKIGEKKDPLSMYLSDVYTTPVSLAGLPAISIPCPPATSSRSDGGQAELPVGLQIIGPQFYDEFVFEIANNFEHHNSF
- a CDS encoding Fic family protein, which produces MTKILNVFNSINSLRERYYKALVGKDALIKLIAETEVAEQVYNSNAIENSTLTLEETEKILLQIDLDRYITEREIFEAKNLARVVLYIDKKAKEQELNFEVILLLHKTLISNIRDDVAGRFRKDDEYVRVGGHIAPNSKEVVDRLEKMFVEYNATSHENIIKRIARLHLAFEYIHPFVDGNGRIGRVINNYLLIREGFVPINIKFIDRKKYYNAFKEFDEKGITTIMEEIVGKALTNSYHKRLAYLEGRKIITLVEYAKINKLSHSNLINKATRQTIEAFLEKNVWKIGVDN